A region from the Palaemon carinicauda isolate YSFRI2023 chromosome 16, ASM3689809v2, whole genome shotgun sequence genome encodes:
- the LOC137655447 gene encoding uncharacterized protein, which translates to MPFRNRNVNLPNNKNQAVSRAKWQRRKMKNSEDYRQQYTAFMDKLFEKCYAYKIPDDKVNKIPVWYLPHHAVFHSKKGKISVVFYCSAKFEGVSLNDVLLQGLNLTNSLTGVLIRFRQEGYAFIGDIEAMFFQIKTPPENQDYVRFLWWPNGDINRPLEEFRMSVHIFGAISSPSIANTALKATADKADEKYDSTVGNTIRHNFYVDDCLKSCADVPTVVKLLKDLVSATGEGGFRLTKFVSNSSDVLKALPAEDCSVESDKFNLDMESLMTRALGMLWDLKEDSFKFSIELKDNPFTRRGLLSTISSLYDPLGLLSPVILPAKKLLQELCQVETLDWDERIPDELSERWQHWIQCLHLLEQLSIPRCFKSSGFGNVTGSSLVLFSDASTVGYGVAAYLVLHDGNQVQSNLVMGKLRVSPKKVVTIPRLELTAATVSVKVAQHILKELEFTVGKVVYYTDSTKVLHYIHSNTKRFPVFVANRVRVIRDYSQPEQWRYVNSSDNPADVASRGIVYISFCSMRNGFMAHHLLHLIICLHRSMCVQIVLMIRVNMCLRSQFLKNIMGLQD; encoded by the coding sequence ATGCCTTTCAGAAATCGCAATGTGAACCTTCCTAACAATAAGAATCAGGCTGTTAGCAGAGCTAAGTGgcaaaggaggaagatgaagaatagtgaagattacagacagcAGTACACAGCATTCATGGACAAGTTGTTTGAAAAATGCTATGCTTACAAGATCCCAGATGATAAGGTCAATAAGATTCCTGTTTGGTATCTTCCTCATCACGCAGTTTTTCATTCCAAGAAAGGAAAGATTAGTGTTGTTTTTTACTGTAGTGCCAAATTTGAAGGTGTGTCATTAAATGATGTTCTGCTACAGGGTCTAAACCTCACTAATTCATTGACTGGAGTACTCATTAGATTCCGACAGGAGGGTTATGCATTCATTGGAGATATTGAAGCTATGTTCTTTCAAATAAAGACTCCACCTGAGAATCAGGACTATGTTAGattcttgtggtggcctaatggtgacATCAATCGACCTCTTGAAGAATTCCGAATGTCTGTTCACATTTTCGGAGCAATCTCATCACCGAGTATTGCAAATACTGCATTGAAGGCCACAGCAGACAAAGCAGATGAGAAGTATGATTCAACTGTTGGcaacaccataaggcacaatttctATGTCGATGACTGTTTGAAGTCATGTGCGGATGTTCCTACAGTAGTGAAGTTGTTGAAGGATTTGGTATCTGCAACTGGTGAAGGAGGATTTAGGTTAACTAAATTTGTCAGCAATTCAAGTGATGTCCTTAAAGCTTTGCCTGCTGAAGATTGTTCGGTTGAAAGTGACAAGTTTAATCTTGacatggagagtttaatgacaagagCCTTAGGAATGTTATGGGACCTTAAAGAAGACTCATTCAAGTTCTCAATTGAGCTCAAGGATAATCCATTCACCAGAAGAGGATTGTTATCAACTATCTCATCATTATATGATCCTCTTGGGTTGCTCTCTCCAGTCATCTTACCAGCCAAGAAACTGCTACAAGAATTGTGTCAAGTTGAGACTTTGGACTGGGATGAGAGGATTCCAGATGAGCTATCTGAAAGGTGGCAACATTGGATACAATGTCTTCATTTACTGGAGCAGCTTTCAATACCAAGATGCTTCAAGTCAAGTGGGTTTGGTAATGTGACAGGTTCAAGTCTTGTATTATTCAGCGATGCAAGTACAGTTGGTTATGGTGTTGCAGCATACCTTGTTCTTCACGATGGAAACCAAGTTCAGTCAAATCTGGTCATGGGAAAATTAAGAGTATCTCCCAAAAAGGTGGTGACTATACCTAGGTTAGAACTTACAGCTGCAACTGTGTCTGTCAAGGTTGCTCAACacatcctgaaggagttggagtttACTGTTGGGAAGGTAGTGTACTACACAGATTCAACAAAAGTCCTTCACTATATTCATAGCAACACTAAAAGGTTCCCTGTTTTTGTAGCCAACAGAGTCAGGGTTATAAGGGACTACTCCCAGCCTGAGCAATGGAGATATGTAAACTCCAGTGATAACCCTGCTGATGTGGCATCAAGAGGTATAGTGTACATTAGTTTTTGCAGTATGCGAAATGGTTTCATGGCCCATCATTTATTGCATCTGATTATTTGCCTTCACAGGAGTATGTGTGTGCAAATTGTGTTGATGATAAGAGTGAACATGTGTCTGCGGTCACAATTTCTGAAGAACATCATGGGTTTACaagattaa